The DNA region AGGGCCCACCGGGCTGCGATATCTGCGGTCTCCCCAGGGGTGAGGAGGCAGCGGAGGAAAGATTCGATAAGCTCGGGATCCCCTGCATCCGCCAGGGTCCGGGACAGCTCACCAAGGTTTTCCGCAACACGGGGATCATCTATGTTCATGGTTATAGTTTACAACAGAACAGAGAAAAAAGAAACCGTTACTTTTCCCCAAACACCGCCGCCGTGAAGGTATAGAGCTTCGCCTCGGGGTTCGCAAATGAGCCCGGGGGCAGCCCCGCTTTGACACAGATATAGTCCAGGTATTCCTCCCGGTTCCAGCCCTGTTCCACCGGCACCTGGGGGAGGAGTACCCCGGAACGGCCCCGGAGGCTGAGGTAGAGTCCATGGACGCCGACCTTAACCGTACGGGGGTCCGGGCAGAGTTCCATGGGGGAGAGGGCAGAGATTTCCAGGTCGCAGTTAGGCCATTCGTCCCGGCGCAGGGGCGGGAACCGGGGGTCCTCAAAGGCGGCCTCCCCTGCCATAATGCGGACAGTTCTTTCCAGCGGGTCCGGAGAAGACATCCTGCCTATGCAGCCCCGGAGCTTGCCCTTGAGGTGAAGGGTCACAAAGGCACCGCAGGGTTGGAGCAGGGCGGAGGAACCGTCCCCCGGAGATTGAAGCTCCGGAATGCGGGTATATACGGGAGGGCGGTTTTCCAGCCTGGCGGCGATAGTTTCCCGGGCATCCCCTAAAAGGGCCTTACGTTCTTCAGAATTTATAGTAAAATCCATAAAATTAGTGTACCATGGATCCGAGAATTTGAGAACCATCTATGACGAATGAGCAAAACAGCAAAAGATCCTTCACCGATGCCCTGAAATACTCCTTTCCAGTCCTCCTGGGTTATCTGGCCATAGGCTTTGCCTTTGGGCTTCTCCTGGTCGACGCGGGCTATCCCTGGTGGCTTGCCCTGGTCATGAGCCTGGTCATGTATGCCGGGGCCGGGCAGTACATCGCCGTGGGGCTCTTTGCCGCCGGGGCCGGGCTTTGGGAGGCTGTGCTGGTGCAACTGGTGGTAAATGCCCGGCACATGGCCTATGGACTGACCATGCTTAAGCGCTTTAACGCCGCAGGCCTGTATAAATACTACCTTATCTTCGGCCTTTCGGACGAAACCTTTGCCCTCCTCTCCTCTCTTGAGGAAGAACAGGATGCGGAAGCCAGAAAGATACAGAGCCGGTTCATGTTCATGGTTGCCCTCCTGGACCAGGCCTACTGGGTCGCCGGTTCGGTGATAGGCGCCGTGGCGGGGGCGCTGATCCCCTTTAATATGGAGGGAATCGGCTTTGCCCTGACTGCCATGTTTGTGGTCCTCATGACCGAACAGATACTCCGGGTCAAGCGGCCCGGCCCCTTCATCATTTCCGCCCTGGCGGCGCTCCTGGGAGTGGCCTTTCTGCCCTCCCGGCTTTCCCTGCTTACAGCCCTGGTGATTGCCCTGGGTACCACACAATTACTAACCGGAAACCAGAGCCGTGCCGGGCAAAAGGAGGACGGAAATGGTTAGCCTTGGGCAGGCGGCGATTATGACCGCCCTGATGGGTCTGGTGATCTTCTTTTGCCGGGTGTTTCCCTTCTTTTTCTTTCGGGGAGATCTTAGGGCCGATCAGAAGACTGGTAAAAAGGGGAAAGCCCAGGCTGCCTTCCTTTCCCTGGTGGAGAAGACCGCCCCCCCGGTGGCCATGACAGTACTGGCCTTCAATGCCATCGGAGGTCCCATACGGGAGAATCCCCAGGGCAGCATCCCGGTACTTGCCGCGGCGGCCTTCACTGCCCTAGTCCATCTCTGGAAGCGGAATTCCCTGATCAGCATTATCGGCGGGACCGCAGTGTATATGGTCCTGAGCCGGATTATGTGAGGAACCAGAGATCGATACTATATAAAATCGCAAATTTATAATATAATTTATAAATAGATGAAGATACGCTTCGTTAATCTGGATGACGCATTTTATACTCTGGGCTTTTTTGCCAGAACCATCAGGGGCATAGGGAATTTTGTCCTCCGGGGGGGGGCGGCTTATAAGGTTCTCACCTTGCAGATACTCTTTACCTTTGTGGAGGCCCTGGGGATTGCCTCTCTCCTGGCCTTGGGCATAGGTGCGGCAGTATATGTGATCGGTATGCCCCTGTTGCTGAACCTTTCCCAACCCCGGCTTATCTACAGTCTGCTGATCATCATCATTACCCGTGAACTGGGGCCCCTGCTGGCGGCCTTTATCATCATTGCCCGTTCTGCCACGGCTATCGCCACCGAAATCGGGGGGATGGTGATTTCCCACGAGGTGGAGGCCTATATTGCCGTTGGGGTGGACCCCATTGAATACCTGGCAGTACCCCGTTTCCTGGGGGTCACGGTTTCCATGTTTTTACTGAATATCTATTTTTCCGTATTCGGCCTGGCCGGGTCCTATGGGGTGGTCCGGATTTTCAACCCCCTGCCGGCAGAGTACTATTTTAGCAGCCTGTTCCAGGCCCTTACCATCCATGATATATCTATCTCAATAATAAAAAGCATCTGTTTTGGGATGATCATCGCGGTTCTGGCGATCAGTAACGGGTTCTCGGTTGAACGGGCCAGTACGGAGATCCCCATTGTGGGGCTTAAATCCGTGGGCTCTTCCTTTGCATGGTGTATCATTGTGGATATACTGTTATCGGCCCTGTATTATACGGCCCTGAGCTGAGGATACCATGGTAGAACCCATTATCGAAATAAAAGACGTATCCTTCTCCTCCCAAAATGTGGAAATAGTCAGGAATATTTCCCTGAAAATTGATGAAGGAAAAACCCTTGCACTGGTGGGCCCTTCGGGGGGTGGCAAAAGTACGGTACTCAAGCTGGCTGCAGGCCTCCTGGTCCCCACGGGGGGGAAAATTCTTTTCAAGGGGAAGAGCATCGCCGCCATGAACCGGGTCCAGAACCTGGACTTTCGCCGGGAAGGGGCGGTGGTTTTTCAGGATTCAGCCCTTTGGTCAAACCAGAACCTGTACCAGTGCCTGGAACTGCCCCTGAAGGTACACTTCCCAAAAATGAGCCAGGCGGATCGCGAGAAGCGTATCCGGGAGGTCCTGAACGAGGTGGGTTATAAAAAGGATACCAATATCCGGCCGGCCATGCTTTCCACGGGGGAACAAAAACTCATCGCCTTTGCCCGGGCTATGATCTGTAAACCCGAGCTCCTCTTCCTGGATGAGTGGACTGAATCC from Treponema primitia ZAS-2 includes:
- the amrA gene encoding AmmeMemoRadiSam system protein A, giving the protein MDFTINSEERKALLGDARETIAARLENRPPVYTRIPELQSPGDGSSALLQPCGAFVTLHLKGKLRGCIGRMSSPDPLERTVRIMAGEAAFEDPRFPPLRRDEWPNCDLEISALSPMELCPDPRTVKVGVHGLYLSLRGRSGVLLPQVPVEQGWNREEYLDYICVKAGLPPGSFANPEAKLYTFTAAVFGEK
- a CDS encoding AzlC family ABC transporter permease; translation: MTNEQNSKRSFTDALKYSFPVLLGYLAIGFAFGLLLVDAGYPWWLALVMSLVMYAGAGQYIAVGLFAAGAGLWEAVLVQLVVNARHMAYGLTMLKRFNAAGLYKYYLIFGLSDETFALLSSLEEEQDAEARKIQSRFMFMVALLDQAYWVAGSVIGAVAGALIPFNMEGIGFALTAMFVVLMTEQILRVKRPGPFIISALAALLGVAFLPSRLSLLTALVIALGTTQLLTGNQSRAGQKEDGNG
- a CDS encoding AzlD domain-containing protein, encoding MVSLGQAAIMTALMGLVIFFCRVFPFFFFRGDLRADQKTGKKGKAQAAFLSLVEKTAPPVAMTVLAFNAIGGPIRENPQGSIPVLAAAAFTALVHLWKRNSLISIIGGTAVYMVLSRIM
- a CDS encoding ABC transporter permease — protein: MKIRFVNLDDAFYTLGFFARTIRGIGNFVLRGGAAYKVLTLQILFTFVEALGIASLLALGIGAAVYVIGMPLLLNLSQPRLIYSLLIIIITRELGPLLAAFIIIARSATAIATEIGGMVISHEVEAYIAVGVDPIEYLAVPRFLGVTVSMFLLNIYFSVFGLAGSYGVVRIFNPLPAEYYFSSLFQALTIHDISISIIKSICFGMIIAVLAISNGFSVERASTEIPIVGLKSVGSSFAWCIIVDILLSALYYTALS
- a CDS encoding ABC transporter ATP-binding protein; the protein is MVEPIIEIKDVSFSSQNVEIVRNISLKIDEGKTLALVGPSGGGKSTVLKLAAGLLVPTGGKILFKGKSIAAMNRVQNLDFRREGAVVFQDSALWSNQNLYQCLELPLKVHFPKMSQADREKRIREVLNEVGYKKDTNIRPAMLSTGEQKLIAFARAMICKPELLFLDEWTESLDDTAAQRLITLVRRQQEEQRTIIFVSHDFRIIKSLADHIVMIIGGQLYLKLTRDQIAENENLSQMIEKGIAS